A genomic segment from Lagenorhynchus albirostris chromosome X, mLagAlb1.1, whole genome shotgun sequence encodes:
- the SPIN3 gene encoding spindlin-3 → MKTPLGKAAAGQRSRTGAGHASVSVTVMKRKAAHKKHRSRPTSQHRRNIVGCRIRHGWKDGDEPLTQWKGTVLDQVPVNPSLYLIKYDGFDCVYGLELHRDERVSSLEILPNRVASSRISDTHLIEIMIGKAVEHIFETEEGSKNEWRGMVLAQAPVMNTWFYITYEKDPVLYMYQLLDDYKDGDLHILPDSNDSPLAEREPGEVIDSLVGKQVEYAKEDGSKRTGMVIHQVEAKPSVYFIKFDDDFHIYVYDLVKTS, encoded by the coding sequence ATGAAGACCCCGCTCGGAAAAGCAGCTGCAGGGCAGCGGTCCAGGACAGGCGCAGGACATGCCAGTGTGTCTGTGACCGTGATGAAGAGAAAGGCTGCACACAAGAAGCATAGGAGCAGACCCACCTCCCAGCATCGGAGGAACATCGTAGGCTGCAGAATTCGGCACGGATGGAAAGATGGAGATGAACCTCTAACACAGTGGAAGGGAACCGTTCTGGATCAGGTACCTGTAAATCCCTCTCTGTATCTTATCAAATATGATGGATTTGActgtgtttatggattggaacTTCATAGAGATGAAAGAGTGTCATCACTTGAAATCCTTCCTAATAGAGTTGCATCATCTAGAATCAGTGATACACACTTGATAGAAATTATGATTGGCAAAGCAGTGGAACATATTTTTGAGACAGAGGAAGGTTCCAAAAATGAATGGAGGGGGATGGTCTTAGCTCAGGCACCTGTCATGAACACATGGTTTTACATTACCTATGAGAAAGATCCTGTATTATATATGTACCAGCTCTTAGATGATTATAAAGATGGTGACCTACACATCCTTCCAGATTCCAATGATTCTCCTCTTGCAGAGAGGGAGCCAGGAGAAGTCATAGACAGCCTAGTAGGCAAACAGGTGGAATATGCCAAGGAGGATGGCTCCAAGAGAACTGGCATGGTCATTCATCAGGTGGAAGCAAAACCCTCTGTGTACTTCATCAAATTTGATGATGATTTCCATATCTATGTCTATGATTTGGTAAAAACATCTTAG